A DNA window from Corvus moneduloides isolate bCorMon1 chromosome 22, bCorMon1.pri, whole genome shotgun sequence contains the following coding sequences:
- the LOC116454680 gene encoding solute carrier family 35 member E2A-like, with the protein MSAVTSAPTPEAPSPTPLKEKPKGKSLFQLGSLFANRSEKFVIARSDSLPEENVLKITITETTVIESDLGIWNSHALIYLTLWFFFSFCTLFLNKYILSLLEGEPSMLGAVQMLSTTFIGCIKMFVPCCLYQHKTRISYPPNFIMIMLFVGLMRFATVVLGLVSLKNVAVSFAETVKSSAPIFTVIMSRMILGEYTGLLVNLSLIPVMGGLALCTATEISFNILGFSAALSTNIMDCLQNVFSKKLLSGDKYRFSAPELQFYTSAAAVVMLIPAWIFFMDVPVIGKSGRSFSYNQDIVFLLLIDGVLFHLQSVTAYALMGKISPVTFSVASTVKHALSIWLSIIVFGNKITSLSAVGTVLVTVGVLLYNKAKQHQQETLHSLAMAPQPPPGPTEDTEPLIPKDLEPYD; encoded by the exons ATGTCGGCTGTGACAAGTGCCCCGACACCGGAGGCCCCGAGTCCAACCCCGCTGAAGGAGAAGCCAAAGGGAAAATCCCTGTTCCAGCTGGGCTCACTCTTTGCTAACAGGAGTGAGAAGTTTGTGATTGCTCGTAGTGACAGCTTGCCAGAGGAGAATGTCCTGAAAATCACAATCACAGAGACCACGGTCATCGAGTCCGACCTGGGCATCTGGAATTCCCACGCTCTCATCTACCTCactttgtggtttttcttcagcttttgcACTCTGTTCCTTAACAAATACATTCTGTCCTTGCTGGAGGGAGAGCCCAGCATGCTAG GTGCTGTTCAAATGCTTTCAACCACCTTCATTGGCTGCATCAAAATGTTTGTCCCGTGCTGTCTGTACCAGCACAAAACCCGCATCTCCTACCCCCCTAACTTCATCATGATAATGCTCTTTGTTGGATTAATGAG ATTTGCAACAGTGGTCCTGGGCCTGGTCAGCTTGAAGAATGTGGCAGTTTCATTTGCAGAAACTGTGAAAAGCTCTGCTCCTATTTTCACTGTCATCATGTCTCGGATGATATTGGGGGAATACACTG GGTTGCTGGTGAATCTCTCCCTGATCCCTGTGATGGGAGGGCTGGCTCTGTGCACAGCCACTGAAATCAGCTTCAACATCCTGGGCTTCTCAGCAGCTCTCTCCACCAACATCATGGACtg tttgcAAAACGTCTTTTCCAAAAAACTGCTCAGTGGAGATAAGTACAGATTTTC AGCCCCAGAGCTTCAGTTCTAcacaagtgctgctgctgtggttatGCTTATTCCAGCTTGGATATTTTTCATG GATGTGCCTGTGATTGGGAAAAGTGGGAGGAGCTTCAGCTACAACCAGGATATTGTCTTTCTCCTCCTGATAGATGGAGTcctgttccacctgcagagTGTCACAGCCTATGCCTTGATGGGGAAAATTTCTCCTGTGACTTTCAG CGTTGCCAGCACTGTCAAACACGCCCTGTCCATCTGGCTCAGCATCATCGTGTTTGGGAACAAGATCACCAGCCTGTCAGCTGTTGGCACTGTCCTGGTCACCGTGGGGGTCCTGCTCTACAACAAAGCcaagcagcaccagcaggagaccctgcacagcctggccaTGGCCCCACAGCCCCCGCCAGGGCCCACCGAGGACACCGAGCCGCTGATCCCCAAGGATTTGGAACCCTATGATTAA
- the LOC116454681 gene encoding uncharacterized protein LOC116454681 codes for MDGSGAAAPAGPNLPNLTPRHRQLIPTPCGPIKPCSELSFPVKIYFCVTILSLLSVIGLTIETLVRQTEEDFTISFIQLVGVVFCVYYVTRGILQENRQELIVFVLSILLVMLRSIINFTVLPAEQKPKLLARFVLILLVGSFDVICAIILIQSQSMMAFRVGGALESLQAQYFMLNLCFSMLTFDLQAQLCLCILLISLHEVTLLHNIISATGVVWGCLKVTVGIIAILKELKPLVWIFLIQNVPEVVYLIYLLYTVIREWGKGNSYTLEAAFITGSCISVTIKSVLFWALVHVYRSFGQGLRERMFSSYGRIDS; via the exons ATGGACGGCAG CggcgccgcggccccggcggggccgAACCTGCCCAACCTCACCCCGCGGCACCGGCAGCTCATCCCCACGCCCTGCGGCCCC ATAAAACCATGCTCAGAGCTCTCATTCCCTGTGAAGATCTACTTCTGTGTCACTATTTTGTCCCTGCTGAGTGTCATAGGGCTGACCATAGAGACACTGGTCCGCCAGACTGAGGAGGATTTCACCATTTCCTTTATTCAGCTGGTTGGAGTTG tgTTCTGTGTGTATTATGTGACCAGGGGCATCCTGCAGGAGAACCGCCAGGAGCTCATTGTCTTCGTGCTCTCCATCCTGCTCGTGATGCTCCGCTCCATCATCAACTTCACCGTGCTCCCTGCTGAGCAGAAGCCAAAACTCCTG gCCCGTTTCGTgctgatcctgctggtgggcTCCTTCGATGTGATCTGTGCCATCATCCTCATCCAGAGCCAGTCCATGATGGCATTCCGGGTGGGGGGTGCCCTGGAGAGCCTCCAGGCCCAGTACTTCATGCTCAAcctctgcttttccatgctCACTTTTGATCTGCAGGCACAG ctgtgcctgtgcatcCTCCTGATCAGCCTGCATGAGGTCACCCTGCTGCACAACATCATCTCAGCCACGGGCGTCGTGTGGGGCTGCCTGAAGGTCACCGTGGGCATCATTGCA ATTTTAAAAGAGCTGAAGCCTctggtgtggatttttttgatTCAGAATGTACCTGAGGTGGTTTATCTCATCTACCTGCTCTACACG gTGATAAGGGAGTGGGGCAAAGGCAATTCTTACACCCTGGAAGCTGCTTTCATCACTGGCTCCTGCATTTCTGTCACAATAAAATCTGTTCTGTTCTGGGCTCTGGTTCACGTCTACCGCAGCTTcgggcaggggctgagggagagAA TGTTTTCTTCCTATGGAAGGATCGACTCCTGA